The Nitrososphaerota archaeon DNA window CCCTTATTAAAAATGTATACTCTTGGACATGAATATATAGGAAAAAGTATTTATGCAGAAGGTTTAAGATATCATGCAGCAGCACCAATAATAAGTTTATTAAAACATCTTGGTTTTATTGAAGCAGTTACATATACACAAGAAGAAGTAATTAAAGCTGCAAAATTATTCGTTAAATCTGAAGGCTTTATACCTGCACCTGAATCTTCCTATGCCATAAAAGCTGCTATAGATGAAGCTTTAAAAGCTAAAAGAGAAAATAGAGAAGAAGTTATAGTATTTAATATTTCTGGACATGGTTTTCTTGATATGAAATTTTATGAAGAAGTTAGTAAAGCTAGAATTTAAATTTCTATTTTTATCTTTTTAATATCTCTAAAAGTAATATTGGAATAAAAATTAATATCGTAGCTAAATAAAAAGTTACGTAATATCCTAATGTTTTTGAAATTAATCCTGAAAGGAAAGACATTATAAAAATTGTTATTCCATTCAATGAACTAAATATACCAATTTCCTCCCCTTTCTTTTCTGGTCTTAATGTTCTAAATAGCATGATATTTAATGGGATTGTTACTAAAGTATAAGCTATTCCAATAAAAGTGAAAGATATTAATGTAGTATAAAAATTAAATCTATTTTGAATGAAAAATGAGAAAGTTGATGCTAAAAAGAAACCGAAGAATCTTATATAAAGTGCTTTTTTAGCTATGTCTATTTCTTCTCCTTCTTTCATTTTTCTTAAAAATAATGAAGAAAAAGTATTAACAATTGTTATATATGTATTTAACAAGAAAATTTCAGAATCTAATAAACCAACATTTTTTAAATAAGGGGTATATGATGTGAAAAATAAATTTGCTGAAGCAAAGAATAGAATAATTGTACTCATTACAATAAAAAAATCACGTTCTAAGAAAATTCTTATTGCTCTAAAGAATGCTATAAAATCTTTCACTCTTGGAATGCGAATGAAAAATAAAGGTATTTGTAGAAGCCTATATGAAAAAGCTTTCAAGTTCATTAATATGCTTTCTCTTTCTAAAGTTATTAATGGTTCCTTTAATAATAAAATGAAACCTCCCAATGCTAATATTGAAAGTATGATTGGAAAATAAATAGAATTTTCTAAACCTAAAAAATTAATCCATATTGCTCCACCTAATTGACCAATTATACCACCTACATAAGAATACCAATAAAAATAATTATAAGAAATATTTAAACTACTTTTAGAAGAAGTTTCTATTATAAGAATATTTATTGGTGTATTAATCATTGCTATAGAAATTCCAAGAAGAGCATAAATTATAATTATATTTATAGAATTCTTTATTTTCAAAATAGTTAATATGAAAACAGTCATTAATGTAATTCCTGAAACTAATAATATTTTTCTACTTTCAATTTTATCAATTACTATTCCCCAAATTAATGAAAATATAACTAAGGATAAATTATAAAATGCAGTAGCTAAGCTTACATCTACTACATTTCCACCACGTTCTAATATAATAAGTGGAATAAACGTTCCTAGAAAAAACATAGCAGCATTATATGGTATTAATGCATACATCCATTTTTGTGACTTAAGTTTTTCCATAAGCTTTACCTATGTAATTACTTTTTAATAAAATTAATATTTTCTTAAAATAACTATTTTTAATTAACTTTCAAAGAATTTAAGCATACAAATAAGTTTTTATATTAGTTTTTAAATATAGATTATAGAATGTTATACATATTTTTGATTGGATTTTTAATGATATTGATTGGAATTTTGATTATCATATTTGCAATTATTTTAGGATTTCTAAAAATGAAGAAAGAACCAGAAAAAGAACATTTCAAAGGTGGAGCTGTAATTATGATAGGACCAATACCAATAGTATTAAGCACAGATCCAAGATCGGCTAAAATCTTAATTTTATTAGCTATAGTTCTAGTTTTTGCTCTTATTATATTAATGGCTTTTTCTAAAATATGGTGAGAAAAATGAATTCTAAATTATTCATGATCGGACTCTCTTTAATATTTTTAGGTATAGCTATAATTATTTTTTCTTCTTTAATATCTATTATAACAACTAAAGAAGTTACAATAGGTGGAGGAGCTTTAATCATGATAGGCCCAATACCAATACTTGTTAGTGCTGGTATTCCACCATTAATTTTAATATTTCTTATTATTATAATGCTTATAATTATGGTATTTCAAATATACATATTTTTTAAATATAGGAAGAAAATTTAGAAATATTTATAAAAAAGAAAGAATGATATGCATAATAGTTAAACAATGTTAGTTTATTTAAAATAAAAAATCTAGAAAATATTATGATATTTTAATTATTTTTATTTCTAAATTGTTTTTTTAGAAAATTTTATATATTTTTCAAAATAATATTATAAAGGTGTAACATAAGTATGTCATCTTTGGGAGATATTTTAGAACAATTAAAAAAAGCAGTCATTGAAGGCGATCCAGATTTAGCTGAACAATTAGCTAGAAAGATTTTAGAATCAAAAATCGATCCTTTAAAAACAATTTATGAAAGTGTAGTTCCAGGTATTCTTAAAGCTGGAGAATTATGGGAGCAAAATGTTTATTTCCTTCCGGATGTGATAATGAGTGCTGAAGCTTTTAAATCTGCAATGTCAATCTTAGAAAAGAATATTTCTAAGGATATTCTTGAAGATAAAAGCATTGGAAAATATTTAATATGTAGTGTTGAAGGTGATATTCATGATCTTGGAAAATCCATAGTTACAACTATGCTTAAAGCTGCTGGTTTTATTGTTTATGATTTAGGTGTAGATGTCCCTATTAAAAAATTTATAGAAAAAGTAAAAGAATTAAAACCTGATATAGTTGGATTAGGAGCTTACATGAGTACCACTGCTGCAACATTGAAAGATTATATTCAAGCACTTGAAAATGAAGGGCTTAGAGATAAAGTTAAAGTGATGATTGGAGGAGTTAGAACAAGTCAAGAATATGCAAATAATATAGGAGCAGATGCTTGGGGAAAAGATGGAATAGATGCAGTAAAAAAAGCAAAAAAGCTTATGGGTGTTAAAGAATGAGTTTTGTACCACCATCAAAAATTGATATGGTAAAAGGTTTCCTTTATGCTAAAGGATTAAGATTCATTAAACTAAACTCTACTAGTAGAGTAGTGGCAGCAAGTATCGGTAAACCTGATTATGTTCCTGTAATTTGGGCTCAAATTCATGAGCATGCATTAACAATAGCTAAAGCAGATCCTGAGAGATTTTTCTATAAAGATGGAAGATATTGCGTTGCAGTACAATACACTGTTTTAAAATGGTATGGATTTGAACAATGCTCAGGAGCTAGTGATGTTTACAATTATGAAGTTGAAGCTCTTGGAGGGAA harbors:
- a CDS encoding B12-binding domain-containing protein: MSSLGDILEQLKKAVIEGDPDLAEQLARKILESKIDPLKTIYESVVPGILKAGELWEQNVYFLPDVIMSAEAFKSAMSILEKNISKDILEDKSIGKYLICSVEGDIHDLGKSIVTTMLKAAGFIVYDLGVDVPIKKFIEKVKELKPDIVGLGAYMSTTAATLKDYIQALENEGLRDKVKVMIGGVRTSQEYANNIGADAWGKDGIDAVKKAKKLMGVKE
- a CDS encoding MFS transporter, yielding MEKLKSQKWMYALIPYNAAMFFLGTFIPLIILERGGNVVDVSLATAFYNLSLVIFSLIWGIVIDKIESRKILLVSGITLMTVFILTILKIKNSINIIIIYALLGISIAMINTPINILIIETSSKSSLNISYNYFYWYSYVGGIIGQLGGAIWINFLGLENSIYFPIILSILALGGFILLLKEPLITLERESILMNLKAFSYRLLQIPLFFIRIPRVKDFIAFFRAIRIFLERDFFIVMSTIILFFASANLFFTSYTPYLKNVGLLDSEIFLLNTYITIVNTFSSLFLRKMKEGEEIDIAKKALYIRFFGFFLASTFSFFIQNRFNFYTTLISFTFIGIAYTLVTIPLNIMLFRTLRPEKKGEEIGIFSSLNGITIFIMSFLSGLISKTLGYYVTFYLATILIFIPILLLEILKR
- a CDS encoding DUF131 domain-containing protein gives rise to the protein MLYIFLIGFLMILIGILIIIFAIILGFLKMKKEPEKEHFKGGAVIMIGPIPIVLSTDPRSAKILILLAIVLVFALIILMAFSKIW